One Candidatus Methylomirabilota bacterium DNA window includes the following coding sequences:
- a CDS encoding ABC transporter substrate-binding protein, which yields MITRRVFVGSLTGGLLATPLAAEAQQPGRAPVVGVLLLGPPTPIPRIAVFKEALRELGYVEGQSIAFEYRGAEGR from the coding sequence ATGATCACCCGGCGAGTGTTCGTCGGCTCTCTGACTGGCGGCCTCCTCGCCACGCCGCTCGCCGCCGAGGCGCAGCAACCCGGGCGGGCCCCCGTGGTTGGGGTCCTTTTGCTGGGCCCCCCGACACCCATTCCGCGCATCGCGGTCTTCAAGGAGGCCCTGCGCGAATTGGGTTATGTCGAGGGCCAGAGCATCGCCTTTGAGTACCGTGGGGCGGAGGGGAGGA